The genomic DNA aatcccttaaaaaTGATAAAGACATAgagcataaaaaattaaaatttccagAAAAAATGTTCTGAGTTCGCCCTGCATGTTGGCTTCTTGAGCCGGATCGGGACGTTCAAAACCGTCGGTCTTAACCCAGTCAGTGAATTTACGAACCAGAATGAAGCCGAGATTACCCGACTCTGTATTGCGCCGCCATTTCGACATATAATTCGACTGAAAGAGACATAGAGTTGGTGAGAGAAGCAATGGACATTTTCAACAATTAAGTTTCCGTATTGCAAAGTGGGGACGCGTTGAAATTCATGACGGTTCAACACAATCAGGTGGCGGACATTGCCCCACAAGATTGCCCCACAAGGCGAAGTGGAGTTCTTCGATTGCACCAGTTGGTTGAAGTCCAATACTCTCGACGGAAACGAAGCTGATTTCGGTGGGGACAGCCAACTTCGTCGAGTGTGGGGTGGAGTGAGAGTCGCTATTATTCCTTTGCCAATGCCTTCGTTTCAAAAGCGATTGACTAGGGTAAAGCCATTAAAGCCGTGATTACTTTAGATGCAAAAGCAGTGGACATTTTGGAACATGATTCTGATTTCCTCGCGTTTGCTTCTCCAGCTTTTAGTCCTTACCCCAACACAAGTAAGATTTAGAAAATAATCATCCAAAATCATTTGTTTATATTTCCCTTTGATTTAATCTTTGTATTAATTGCATTTGTGTGGCAGATTGGTATAGGTGGTGATTGTACGGTAAAGAAACTTATGTTTATTTTGTAATTGAAAAGTAGGATTTGATTCAATGTTGCAATGGATTTTATTAGCTATTTTGTTTAGATTGTGTCGTTGGATggattaatgtatatatatatataaggaagaagaagagaaagatgaaCTTTAATGATAAAAACCCCCAAGAGAGTTAAATTACATCACGAATAAGAAGGCTAGACTTCTCTGCCTTCTTTGGTTTTTTGTAACATAAAGAAAATGTATAAGCATTTATTTCATACATAATTATTGGAAAATCTAGCTAATAGGTGAAGAACACATCCCTCTGCCCTTCATTACATGCCTCCTTAACCCAGGAATATGCACATTTTTTATATAATCTTTCCAATCTATGGTTTCCACATCAAATCCAAAGCTTACCTTCTCTTCTTCAGACATGGTCTCCAGTAGTCTCTTGGTGTTGCTGTTGTCAAACCTAACATTTGTTtgatttaatgtttttttttctcTGTCAGTTGACCAAGATTTGAAGATTATATGCAAATGAGAAATCCATGGCTGAAACTGAGATTTAATGTAAAAATTGACTTACCTTCCTCCATAGAATGTGTATGGCTCGTATATGTTAGCCAAGTACTTTGCTTGCTCCACAGACTTTCTGCACACCGCTTCGAGCTTCTGCGACAGTTTTCCGCTCCAAGATGCCAATGCTGGCAATCCAGTTTGGTGCATAGCATCTCTCCAGAGGTGAGCTGAGAAATCCTCCATGGAACTGAACAGCTTCATTGACGGAACGTGGATTGGGGTACCCTTCGAGTCCAGAAAAGGCCTTGAATTGTAGTGCTCATGGAGCATTCTGGCTAAATCCTGGAAAACCAGTGGATTCACAACTGATGATGCGATGTGGTAGATGTTAATATCTGGTTTTGGGGTCATTCCATGTCTTGCAATGGCTGCCAAGGTTGCATTCACAACCATATCTGCTGGAACCTGTACTCCGATATTTTGCTATTGTTAGTTCATCAAAAACAATGTATCAGAATTTATGGATAAATCAGACAACAATAGCTTACAACATCAAGAACTCCATTGGGATCAACCAAGAAACCTGTTAGCTGCCCTTTCCCATAGCATAATACTATTGGGTCCATCATCCTAAGACAGAAACAAAACCGCAACGCTCAAATTTTTTGCTAGAAACGATTGCattatatatatgaacttaaAGCAAGAGATACCTATTTCCTTCCATCCATCCAGGAAATGGTTCTTTGCAGGTGCTCTCGATGACACTTGGTCGTATTATCACTACCGGTATTTCTCCTCTCATATTATTGATCATCATCTCTCCCATAGCCTTGGTGAACACATAGGTGTCTTGCCATCCATATTTTCTAGCCCTGATCAGGTGTTAAATCATCACGTCAATgcataaaagaaacagaaaagtAGTACCAATCACAGAGGAGCAGACAAGTAATGATTTGCAATATTAAACTTTCTAAGTTACGAGTATGATTCCAAATGTTCATGATATATTGTGCACATTCACAAGCTTAAAGAAAACCACTATGGAAAGAAGAGAATGAGAATACTCACCTTTGTAGACCCAAttctttcattttctgagccAGTTCACGTTCATGACAACCTTCCTTGGTATCGCGAGCCAATCCAAACTCTTCTTCGATATCTAACTCGGGTATAGATCTTGGCGTGGTTTCAGCAATTAAATTTTCCCTTGCAATACAATCTCCTATGTCAAATGGCTTTTCCATAACTCTTCCTTGTCTTTGGCCATTCACGTATGCTGCACATGTAATATTCTGCTTATCAGCTAAAATCTATATATCCTTCAAATTATATATGTGTAGAAATGTTGGGTTTAATTGCTTGCCTGTTGACACTTGTAAAAAGAGTTTAAGTTTTTTGCACTTCTTGGCAAAACCCATGAGATGGGATGCTCCTTTTGTATTTATAtccatggccacatcatatctgcaaattgttttcaattaaattttataatcttAAAGGTTACACAatcttattttaaatttaataataaaagtaattaacCTTTCATCAAAAGTTGTATTAGCTGCAGAATTCACAATAATGTCGACTTCTTTTGAAATCAAGTTAGCTAATTCATCATCCAATCCAAGATCAGATTCACAAACATTTCCTACCACAGGGACAAGTTTGCTCAACATGAAACTTTGGTAACTATTCCCATATGTTTGTTGTAGACAGTTGAAAAGCTCTGCATTTATTAtctaaaacaaaaccaaaaaaaccaaaaccaaaaccaaagaCTAAAGTTTGATTCAATAGCAGGAAAAAGAATATTGGTTCAAACATGTTATATAACGAAAGCAAGACAGAACTCTACATAACATACTTCAGTTTTCAATCTTTCCATTGCTGCTTCTTTGCTTTTAGCCTTCACCAACACAAATATCTTCCCAACATCAGGCACAGTTCGTAAAATCTTCTCAATAAGAACTGCGTATAATTAATATAAGAAAACAAACATTGAAAACATGTTATTTTTCTTATCTAAGTCTATGTTTGGCCCGGCCCGGTCGGGGAAAAAAAACAGGTACGTACCTTTGGCAAGAAATCCTGTAGAACCAGTAATGAAAAACTCCTTCCCTCTAAGGAACTTGACAATGCCAATACCATCTTGCAACTCCACTAAGCTAGTAGTTGATCCTCCATAAGGCACCAAATCTTTAACTGCAATATCAGCTTGATTTGGCGACACAATTAGGCTTCCAGCATCCATAAGCGCCGCACTACGATCACCACCATTAACCATTTTGGACCTTTCCTTCACAACAGAAGAAACCCCAGCAGTTTTGATTGCTTTTCCACCACTCCCTTGGCAATGTACGAAACTGCTACAGTTGCTGCGCTTCTTCCTCCCCGACCCACCTTTATTGAAAGCAGTTGGTGGTACAGAGAAACAATTGAGGAACAAGGCCCCCATCAAGTTCCAAGAAAACGGAGAAGTTGAGAAGAAAGAAATGTATGATCAACAAATTAAAGCATTTTTGGTTGGTTCAAAATAAAATGGTTGGCTTAACAACTTAACACTAGTAAACTAACCAAAGAAACCACAACAACACcaaaaataattcaaatatttaatggagcaaaaaagaaaaagttgggTTTGGGATCATAAAAATGAGATTGAAAGGAGTATTATAAAAGAAAGAAGCAGAATGGGGTGAATTTAAGGGAGGGATGAGATGAGAATTAGGTatagtttaatattaattttcttttccatgttATTTAAAGACACTTCTCATGCAAAGGCTCTCTTTATGTCATTtctttcaacaacaaaaaaaaaaaaaattcacgcTTCTTATCAAGGAGGCTAACATGGCGGGGACTTCTTTATTTCTTCATCTTTGCTACTTCGGATTTAAATATGTATGGAAAGAAAGGGTGTGGGACTGTAGATTTGGGATAGATCCCTATCCCTACATGCTTTGTTGAAAACCCTAACTTTTAAATTCaacaagttatgaaatttaaatcctcaaatttctatttttctttctcttccgTATTACAACTGCCCGCAGATTCAGGCTATGGCTTAATCCTCTAACTATATCAAATGTTCCCAGTTAGTCCCTACTTGGTTTAGTCTTTTcaacattaaaaaaaatatattgtcGGGATATCCGGTTAATCATTAATTGCCACATCTCATTGAATTTCATCAACACAAAAAAACCtaaacaatattttaaaaatgcaaatatatatatatatttaaaatatgttatattttttaagaatttaaaatataatagaaattataaaatattgtaaaaatttaaaattttaaaaatatattggaATAAAGTATACGGTCACTAAAcgcatttaaaatattaaaattttgatataaaattGTATTTAGCTAA from Gossypium arboreum isolate Shixiya-1 chromosome 9, ASM2569848v2, whole genome shotgun sequence includes the following:
- the LOC108454903 gene encoding fatty acyl-CoA reductase 2, chloroplastic, producing the protein MGALFLNCFSVPPTAFNKGGSGRKKRSNCSSFVHCQGSGGKAIKTAGVSSVVKERSKMVNGGDRSAALMDAGSLIVSPNQADIAVKDLVPYGGSTTSLVELQDGIGIVKFLRGKEFFITGSTGFLAKVLIEKILRTVPDVGKIFVLVKAKSKEAAMERLKTEIINAELFNCLQQTYGNSYQSFMLSKLVPVVGNVCESDLGLDDELANLISKEVDIIVNSAANTTFDERYDVAMDINTKGASHLMGFAKKCKKLKLFLQVSTAYVNGQRQGRVMEKPFDIGDCIARENLIAETTPRSIPELDIEEEFGLARDTKEGCHERELAQKMKELGLQRARKYGWQDTYVFTKAMGEMMINNMRGEIPVVIIRPSVIESTCKEPFPGWMEGNRMMDPIVLCYGKGQLTGFLVDPNGVLDVVPADMVVNATLAAIARHGMTPKPDINIYHIASSVVNPLVFQDLARMLHEHYNSRPFLDSKGTPIHVPSMKLFSSMEDFSAHLWRDAMHQTGLPALASWSGKLSQKLEAVCRKSVEQAKYLANIYEPYTFYGGRFDNSNTKRLLETMSEEEKVSFGFDVETIDWKDYIKNVHIPGLRRHVMKGRGMCSSPIS